Proteins from one Leptonema illini DSM 21528 genomic window:
- a CDS encoding type II toxin-antitoxin system HicB family antitoxin, with protein sequence MMEYKGYIGTVEFDADARIFHGDVINTRDVITFQGKTVDEIEHAFRESIDDYLEWCAVEGVDPEKPYSGKFNLRLSPDLHKEAAVTAKRLKMSLNSFVEKALRDELKAL encoded by the coding sequence ATGATGGAATACAAGGGATATATCGGAACTGTTGAATTTGACGCCGATGCACGGATTTTCCACGGAGACGTGATCAATACACGTGACGTCATAACTTTTCAAGGGAAGACGGTCGATGAGATCGAACACGCCTTCAGGGAGTCCATCGATGACTATCTGGAATGGTGTGCGGTAGAAGGAGTCGACCCGGAGAAGCCGTATTCTGGTAAGTTCAACCTTCGCCTGTCGCCGGACCTGCACAAAGAAGCCGCCGTTACGGCAAAACGCCTGAAGATGTCGTTAAACAGCTTCGTTGAAAAGGCACTGAGAGACGAGCTAAAGGCCCTTTAG
- a CDS encoding type II toxin-antitoxin system Phd/YefM family antitoxin: MNSVPAQEIKRRGIAAVDEALARGPVHIIRNNRPEYVVLTAEGYEELLEAQEEAALGRIKASLEDAKAGRLSRHDSVEALLNHLESSDE; this comes from the coding sequence ATGAACAGCGTCCCCGCACAGGAAATCAAGCGCCGCGGCATCGCTGCCGTTGACGAGGCCCTTGCCCGGGGGCCGGTACATATCATTCGCAACAACCGTCCCGAGTACGTTGTGCTGACGGCAGAAGGCTATGAGGAATTGCTCGAAGCCCAGGAAGAGGCTGCTCTGGGGCGCATCAAGGCATCGCTCGAAGATGCAAAGGCCGGCCGCCTCAGCAGGCATGACAGCGTCGAGGCGCTCCTGAACCATCTGGAATCCAGCGACGAATGA
- a CDS encoding restriction endonuclease subunit S, producing MRKGKERTPIEELDTERNLNRIHLHALPDSWEWRTVEDAGINQKNAIVDGPFGSNLKVSDYVEGGPVPVLTTKNLEGNYDDVRYISNDKFEELKRSAVHSGDILMAKIGSCGKTGIYPPEKPPAIIPANLLKITLNERYERKYVFYYLNSEFFQRALRTIIKATAQPAFSVTNFRTLPLPYTEVRMQKRIIAEIEKQFSRLDEAVTNLKRVKANLKRYRASVLKAAVEGRLVETEAEIARREGREYETGKQLLERILETRRREWKGKGQYKEPAAPDVSELPEMPEGWAWGSLNGIASLKGGITVDSKRNKINARLVPYLRVANVQRGYLDLSEIKHIPVKESDIADLRLEYGDILFNEGGDRDKLGRGWIWESQLVDCIHQNHVFRARLYSSDMPPSFVSWWGNTFGKEYFSREGKQSTNLASINLTKLSALPVPIPPLAEQRRIVAEVDRRLSLVRETEAQVEANLKRAEQLRQAVLQKAFSGELVRDEAG from the coding sequence ATGAGGAAAGGGAAAGAAAGAACACCTATTGAAGAGCTCGATACTGAGCGTAACTTGAATAGGATACACCTTCACGCATTGCCAGATAGTTGGGAGTGGCGGACTGTTGAAGATGCTGGGATCAATCAAAAAAATGCTATAGTTGATGGACCATTTGGGTCAAACCTGAAAGTAAGCGATTATGTTGAAGGAGGCCCCGTTCCCGTCTTAACAACTAAGAACCTTGAAGGCAACTACGATGATGTTCGATATATTTCCAATGACAAGTTTGAGGAGTTGAAACGTAGCGCAGTCCACTCCGGCGACATTCTCATGGCAAAAATTGGCTCCTGTGGAAAAACAGGAATCTATCCTCCTGAAAAGCCGCCAGCAATAATTCCCGCCAATCTATTGAAGATTACGCTGAATGAAAGATACGAGCGAAAGTATGTTTTCTACTATTTAAACTCCGAGTTCTTTCAAAGAGCATTACGTACTATTATCAAGGCAACAGCGCAACCGGCCTTTTCGGTAACAAACTTCCGCACGTTACCCTTACCTTATACTGAAGTAAGAATGCAGAAGCGCATCATTGCCGAGATCGAGAAGCAGTTCTCGCGTCTCGACGAGGCCGTTACGAATCTGAAGCGAGTGAAGGCTAACCTGAAACGTTACCGAGCTTCGGTGCTCAAGGCTGCCGTCGAAGGTCGCCTTGTAGAGACGGAGGCTGAGATTGCGCGAAGGGAAGGACGCGAATACGAGACTGGTAAACAGTTGCTGGAAAGGATTCTGGAGACACGTCGCCGTGAATGGAAGGGTAAGGGGCAATATAAGGAGCCTGCTGCGCCCGATGTTAGCGAGCTGCCTGAAATGCCGGAAGGATGGGCGTGGGGGAGTTTGAATGGTATTGCTTCACTCAAAGGTGGCATAACGGTCGACAGCAAACGAAATAAAATCAATGCTCGCTTAGTCCCCTATCTGCGCGTTGCCAATGTCCAACGTGGCTATCTGGATTTGAGCGAAATAAAACACATACCAGTAAAAGAGTCTGATATTGCGGACCTTCGGTTAGAGTATGGCGATATCCTTTTCAACGAAGGGGGAGACCGCGATAAGCTGGGTCGGGGTTGGATCTGGGAATCTCAACTCGTCGATTGCATCCACCAGAATCATGTTTTCCGTGCGCGCCTTTATTCTTCCGATATGCCGCCCTCATTCGTATCCTGGTGGGGAAACACCTTTGGTAAAGAGTACTTTTCGCGAGAAGGAAAACAATCAACGAACTTGGCTTCCATTAATTTGACAAAGCTGAGTGCATTGCCAGTCCCCATCCCGCCGCTTGCCGAACAGCGGCGCATCGTTGCTGAGGTGGACCGTCGGCTCTCGCTGGTACGCGAGACGGAGGCTCAGGTGGAGGCGAATCTTAAGCGGGCAGAACAGCTGCGGCAGGCGGTGTTGCAGAAGGCCTTTTCGGGCGAGCTGGTAAGGGATGAGGCGGGGTGA
- the rsgA gene encoding ribosome small subunit-dependent GTPase A — protein sequence MKLEDLGYSERLEERRQAYDREHGLMQDRSATEPGRIIAEHKERYIVATGGGEVEAEITGHMRFAATGRADFPAVGDWVLVTVYDTDFAIIHSILPRSSILQRQAVGQFGEIQIIATNVDFAFLVQAVDRDFNVNRLERYLSICHASKVNPIIVLTKTDLIDAERLAELRSAIEGRIHDVPILTVSNVTHEGCDELRKHIEYGKTYCMLGSSGVGKSSLINTLTGGAIQKTGDISESTHKGRHVTTHRELIVLSTGGMLIDNPGMREVGLADATGGVEATFDRIAELSVHCRFADCTHTVEAGCAVIEAVEQGQIDRASYENYLKLERERSHFQSTVAEKRKKDKAFGKMLKNYHKQNPKQRDL from the coding sequence TGAGCACGGCCTTATGCAAGATCGTTCGGCGACGGAACCCGGCCGGATTATCGCAGAACACAAAGAGCGCTATATCGTGGCGACGGGCGGCGGCGAGGTCGAAGCAGAGATAACCGGACACATGCGCTTCGCCGCTACCGGTCGCGCGGATTTTCCCGCCGTTGGAGACTGGGTTCTCGTCACCGTCTACGATACGGACTTTGCCATCATTCACAGCATCCTGCCCCGATCCTCAATTCTGCAGAGGCAGGCCGTCGGTCAGTTCGGTGAGATTCAGATCATCGCCACAAACGTGGATTTCGCCTTTCTCGTACAGGCCGTCGATCGGGATTTTAACGTTAACCGTCTGGAGCGGTATCTCAGCATCTGTCATGCCTCAAAGGTGAATCCCATCATCGTCCTGACGAAGACCGATTTGATCGATGCAGAGCGTCTCGCCGAGCTGAGATCTGCGATCGAAGGCCGCATCCATGACGTTCCGATACTGACCGTCAGCAACGTTACACACGAAGGCTGCGACGAGCTTCGCAAGCACATCGAATACGGTAAGACCTACTGTATGCTCGGATCATCGGGCGTCGGTAAGTCAAGCCTGATCAACACGCTGACCGGCGGAGCCATTCAGAAGACCGGCGACATCAGCGAAAGCACGCATAAAGGCCGCCACGTCACCACGCATAGAGAGCTGATCGTTCTGTCGACAGGAGGCATGCTCATTGATAACCCCGGCATGCGCGAGGTGGGACTCGCCGATGCAACGGGCGGCGTCGAGGCGACCTTCGACCGCATCGCCGAGCTTTCCGTTCACTGCCGCTTCGCCGACTGCACACACACGGTCGAAGCCGGATGCGCCGTCATCGAGGCCGTGGAACAGGGGCAGATCGATCGTGCCTCGTACGAGAACTATCTGAAACTCGAAAGAGAGCGCTCGCATTTTCAGTCCACCGTTGCCGAGAAGCGCAAGAAGGATAAGGCCTTCGGGAAGATGCTGAAGAACTATCACAAGCAGAATCCGAAGCAGAGGGATTTGTAG
- a CDS encoding ATP-binding protein — MRDLFDLEEILQVLNGFNPWWTQPDVAVPAFRRLAFHATRSYLEKNDLRRAILLSGPRRVGKTTVLQQLARQAIDDGSEARSVLYLSLDHPVLKLLSLRKILALYHAHIHAVGRPALLLLDEVQYAADWQTEVKLLVDHQPDYRIVATGSASVVQKDQLAESGTGRWLTIPVPTLSFYEFIHIRSEAVPAIDETILPTDLFTMSGADLLRIASQLRPLLPLFDRYLLTGGFPETARQEDISFSQRLLREDVVERVLKRDMTSLFGVRNVNDLERLFLYVCLHTGNILAHNTLARDLGTSAATVANYLELLRSANLLYCLPPAGLSGKKILRARNKYYLVDAGLRNAVLLRGEQTLLRPDEMGMIAETTVLRHLYAYYYRDTPQIVYWRDALTEKEVDIIVKSPAYHLAFEVKYREKANIEAKSGLAIYSAAERLETAYLITKQETDFGVTELPGQATRFLRVPAHVLCYLLGQAERMLWG, encoded by the coding sequence ATGAGGGATCTATTCGACTTAGAGGAGATTCTGCAAGTTCTCAACGGATTCAACCCCTGGTGGACGCAGCCCGATGTCGCCGTGCCGGCCTTCAGGAGGCTGGCCTTTCATGCGACGCGTTCTTATCTGGAGAAGAACGATCTGCGCCGGGCCATCCTGCTTTCCGGACCGAGGCGTGTCGGCAAGACAACGGTGCTGCAACAACTGGCCCGACAGGCCATCGACGACGGAAGCGAGGCAAGGTCCGTCCTTTATCTCAGCCTTGATCATCCGGTCTTGAAGCTGCTCTCGCTGCGCAAGATCCTCGCCCTCTATCATGCCCACATCCATGCGGTGGGGCGTCCGGCTCTGCTTCTGCTTGACGAGGTTCAATATGCCGCCGACTGGCAGACGGAGGTGAAGCTTCTTGTCGACCATCAGCCCGACTACCGCATCGTCGCCACCGGATCAGCCAGCGTCGTCCAGAAAGACCAGCTCGCCGAAAGCGGAACGGGGCGATGGTTAACGATCCCCGTTCCAACGCTGTCGTTCTACGAATTCATTCATATACGGAGTGAGGCCGTTCCTGCCATAGATGAAACGATTCTGCCAACCGATCTCTTTACGATGAGCGGAGCCGATCTGCTGCGGATCGCCTCGCAGCTGCGTCCGCTTCTTCCGCTGTTTGATCGCTATCTGTTAACCGGCGGATTTCCCGAAACGGCGCGACAGGAAGACATCTCATTCAGCCAGCGTCTTCTACGAGAAGACGTCGTGGAGCGTGTACTCAAGCGAGACATGACGTCGCTGTTCGGCGTGCGGAACGTGAACGACCTGGAGCGGCTCTTTCTGTATGTATGCCTGCACACGGGCAACATCCTCGCTCATAACACGCTTGCCCGCGACCTCGGAACGTCGGCGGCCACGGTGGCTAACTATCTTGAGCTGCTGCGATCCGCCAATCTGCTTTATTGCCTGCCGCCGGCCGGTCTGAGCGGAAAGAAGATTTTGCGAGCTCGCAACAAATACTATCTTGTCGACGCCGGATTGCGCAACGCCGTTCTTCTGCGCGGCGAGCAGACCCTGCTGCGCCCCGATGAGATGGGCATGATCGCCGAGACGACCGTCCTGCGCCACCTCTATGCCTATTATTACCGCGATACTCCGCAGATCGTCTACTGGCGCGATGCCCTGACCGAAAAAGAGGTCGATATCATTGTGAAGAGTCCGGCCTATCATCTGGCCTTCGAGGTGAAGTATCGCGAGAAGGCAAACATCGAAGCGAAAAGCGGCCTTGCCATATACAGTGCGGCAGAGAGGCTGGAAACGGCCTATCTGATTACGAAGCAAGAGACCGATTTCGGTGTAACGGAGCTACCCGGCCAGGCGACGCGATTCTTACGCGTGCCGGCTCATGTGCTGTGCTACCTGCTCGGGCAGGCAGAGCGAATGTTATGGGGGTAA
- a CDS encoding type I restriction-modification enzyme R subunit C-terminal domain-containing protein, with the protein MPPTPEDQARETIDALLIAAGWHVCDVKDTNIHAARGVAIREFPLPGHGFADYLLYVDGKAAGVIEAKREGVTLTGVEIQAQKYTKGLPAGLPRVSDPLPFAYQSTGTETRFTNGLDPQPRSRAVSAFHRAEHLAELLDAPASSESMGEQRLPYGRHATFLSRLQEMPELKTEGLWPAQIKAIQNLETSLKENRPRALIQMATGSGKTFTSISFIYRLIKFAGARRVLFLVDRGNLGDQTLKEFQQYDSPYNNFKFTEEYIVQKLQSNVIDQTARVCICTIQRMYSILKGKDLPDDMDDQSLEGLGSLFKQAEPIEYNPNIPIEAFDIIVTDECHRSIYNLWAQVLEYFDAYLIGLTATPSKQTFGFFNQNLVMEYNHEMAVADGVNVNYDVYRIRTAISEAGSKVEAGYSVQILERETRNKRWQELDEDFSYDPNQLDRSVTTPDQIRTIIRTFREKLFTEIYPGRTWVPKTLIFAKDDNHAENIVEIVREEFGDKGSNEFCKKITYRTSGEKPKDLINEFRTSPMPRIAVTVDMIATGTDIKAVEIVMFMRAVKSRSFFEQMKGRGVRVIKSDDLLSITPDAGAKDHFVIVDAVGVCERDMTDSRPMEQKPTVSLERLMQAVVFGNTDGDVLTSLAGRLARMEHRLSADDDERIREVTGGLGVKDISHNIIAALDPDRHIAQARADLHMETGPVPDEAITAARQRMIQEAIGPLHNPKTRETLDAIKKKNEIIIDTVSKDQVLESSFSATSVDRARATVQSFELFIKEHKDEITALQILFSRPYRHRLTFAAVKELAEAIERPPYLWNESQLWNAYAALESSKVKGASGRRILTDLVSLVRFAMHEDAELIPFPDRVHANFEAWMTQQQRGGRSFTDEQRQWLTMIRDHIAANLSIDADDFEYAPFSQHGGLGRLHQLFGDGLDQILTELSEILAA; encoded by the coding sequence ATGCCACCGACACCAGAGGATCAGGCCCGCGAAACGATCGATGCATTGCTCATAGCGGCTGGCTGGCATGTATGCGATGTGAAGGATACGAACATCCATGCGGCTCGCGGCGTGGCGATCCGGGAGTTTCCTCTACCCGGCCATGGCTTTGCCGACTATCTGCTCTATGTCGATGGAAAGGCAGCCGGCGTTATTGAAGCGAAGCGCGAAGGCGTAACGCTGACAGGCGTTGAGATCCAGGCGCAGAAGTATACGAAGGGATTGCCGGCCGGGCTTCCTCGTGTCAGTGATCCCCTGCCCTTTGCCTATCAGTCGACGGGAACAGAGACGCGCTTCACAAACGGCCTTGATCCGCAGCCGCGTTCTCGGGCTGTGTCGGCCTTTCATCGCGCCGAGCATCTGGCGGAGCTGCTTGATGCGCCTGCAAGCTCTGAATCGATGGGCGAGCAGCGGCTGCCCTATGGACGACACGCCACGTTTCTTTCCCGACTGCAAGAGATGCCCGAGCTCAAGACCGAAGGCCTCTGGCCGGCGCAGATCAAGGCCATCCAGAATCTCGAAACGTCGCTGAAAGAGAATCGTCCCCGTGCTCTGATTCAGATGGCAACGGGCTCAGGAAAAACCTTCACGTCGATCTCGTTTATCTACAGACTTATTAAATTCGCCGGAGCGCGGCGTGTGCTTTTTCTCGTCGACCGCGGCAATCTGGGTGATCAGACGCTCAAGGAATTCCAGCAGTACGATTCGCCGTATAACAACTTCAAGTTCACCGAAGAGTATATCGTTCAGAAACTGCAATCGAATGTGATCGACCAGACGGCCCGGGTCTGCATCTGCACCATCCAGCGCATGTACTCGATCTTGAAGGGAAAGGATCTGCCCGACGATATGGACGATCAATCGCTCGAGGGACTCGGTTCTCTGTTCAAACAGGCCGAGCCCATCGAGTATAATCCGAATATACCGATCGAGGCGTTTGATATCATCGTTACCGACGAATGCCATCGTTCGATCTATAACCTCTGGGCGCAGGTGCTCGAATACTTCGACGCTTACCTGATCGGGCTGACGGCAACGCCGAGCAAGCAGACCTTCGGCTTCTTCAATCAGAATCTTGTCATGGAGTATAACCATGAGATGGCCGTCGCCGACGGCGTGAACGTGAACTATGACGTCTATCGCATCCGCACGGCTATCAGCGAGGCCGGCTCTAAAGTGGAGGCCGGCTACTCGGTACAGATCCTTGAGCGTGAGACGCGCAACAAGCGCTGGCAGGAGCTGGACGAGGACTTCAGCTATGATCCGAATCAGCTGGATCGCAGCGTCACCACGCCCGACCAGATCCGCACGATCATCCGCACCTTTCGTGAGAAGCTGTTTACAGAGATTTATCCGGGACGCACGTGGGTGCCGAAGACGCTGATCTTCGCGAAGGACGACAACCATGCAGAGAACATCGTCGAAATCGTTCGAGAGGAGTTTGGCGATAAGGGCAGCAACGAATTCTGCAAGAAGATTACCTATCGCACTTCGGGAGAAAAGCCGAAGGATCTGATCAACGAGTTTCGCACAAGCCCCATGCCGCGCATCGCCGTTACGGTTGATATGATCGCGACGGGCACCGATATCAAGGCCGTTGAGATCGTCATGTTCATGCGCGCCGTGAAGTCGCGCTCCTTCTTCGAGCAGATGAAGGGCCGCGGCGTGCGCGTGATCAAATCTGACGACTTGCTGAGTATAACGCCCGATGCCGGCGCGAAAGACCACTTCGTTATCGTCGATGCCGTCGGCGTCTGCGAACGGGATATGACCGACTCCCGCCCCATGGAACAGAAGCCGACGGTAAGCTTGGAACGGCTCATGCAGGCCGTCGTCTTTGGCAATACGGACGGCGACGTGCTTACCTCCCTTGCCGGCCGTCTTGCTCGCATGGAACATCGCCTGAGCGCCGACGATGATGAGCGCATTCGCGAAGTTACCGGCGGTCTTGGCGTGAAAGACATCAGCCATAACATCATCGCCGCCCTTGATCCCGATCGTCATATAGCACAGGCACGGGCCGATCTGCATATGGAGACGGGGCCTGTGCCAGACGAGGCCATTACAGCAGCCCGTCAGAGGATGATTCAGGAAGCCATCGGGCCGCTTCATAATCCGAAGACGCGCGAAACGCTCGATGCTATCAAAAAGAAGAACGAAATCATCATCGATACGGTGAGCAAGGATCAGGTGCTTGAGTCGTCGTTCTCGGCGACGTCTGTTGATCGTGCTCGGGCAACGGTGCAGTCGTTCGAGCTTTTTATTAAAGAGCACAAGGACGAGATTACGGCCCTGCAGATCCTATTCAGTCGGCCCTACCGCCACCGGCTAACCTTTGCTGCCGTCAAAGAACTGGCCGAGGCCATCGAGCGTCCTCCGTATCTATGGAATGAATCGCAGCTCTGGAATGCCTATGCTGCGCTTGAGTCGTCAAAGGTAAAAGGAGCAAGCGGACGGCGTATCTTAACCGACCTTGTCTCGCTGGTACGTTTTGCCATGCATGAAGATGCAGAGCTCATTCCCTTTCCCGATCGCGTGCATGCAAACTTCGAGGCATGGATGACCCAACAGCAAAGGGGCGGACGCAGCTTCACCGACGAGCAGCGTCAATGGCTGACGATGATCCGCGATCATATTGCAGCGAATCTGAGCATTGATGCCGACGACTTCGAGTATGCTCCGTTCTCGCAGCATGGAGGCCTTGGCCGACTGCATCAGCTGTTCGGCGACGGGCTCGATCAGATTCTTACAGAGCTGAGTGAGATCCTTGCGGCGTGA
- a CDS encoding type II toxin-antitoxin system HicA family toxin, whose translation MNARNRKTLEDIFKRPVPASIEWAAIESLLRALGAEISEGTGSRVRIKLNGVRAVFHRPHPQKETDRGAVTSMQRFLENAGIKP comes from the coding sequence GTGAACGCGAGAAACCGAAAGACGCTTGAGGATATCTTCAAACGTCCCGTTCCCGCCAGTATTGAATGGGCCGCCATCGAATCCTTGCTCCGGGCTCTGGGCGCTGAGATTTCGGAGGGAACCGGTTCACGCGTCCGCATTAAGCTCAATGGAGTTCGCGCCGTCTTTCATCGTCCGCACCCGCAGAAGGAGACGGACAGGGGAGCGGTGACCTCAATGCAGCGCTTTCTTGAGAACGCAGGAATAAAACCATGA
- a CDS encoding type II toxin-antitoxin system RelE/ParE family toxin, protein MSWTLTTTATFDRRARKFLARHPDLKPRLAETLEKLRVDPFAPGLRLHALTGKLQGLQAVSLIYSYRITLTLQITEREILLLDIGSHDEVYR, encoded by the coding sequence ATGAGCTGGACGCTAACGACGACGGCCACCTTCGACCGCCGCGCCCGCAAGTTCCTCGCCAGACATCCGGACTTGAAGCCACGTCTGGCTGAGACGCTGGAAAAACTGCGCGTCGATCCGTTTGCACCCGGCCTGCGACTGCATGCGCTTACGGGCAAGCTTCAGGGCCTACAGGCCGTCAGCCTTATTTACAGCTATCGCATTACACTTACGCTTCAGATCACAGAGCGCGAGATCTTGCTGCTCGACATCGGCAGCCATGACGAGGTGTATAGGTGA
- a CDS encoding HsdM family class I SAM-dependent methyltransferase, translating to MLKQNGRAAVVVPDNVLFEGGAGETIRRKLLQECDVHTLLRLPTGLFYAQGVKANVIFFDKKPASETPWTKKLWIYDLRTNMHFTLKTDPLKREDLDEFVKCYNVANRHSRKATFGEKNPDGRWRAYSYDELAARDKASLDIFWLKDESLSESDNLPSPDIIALEIVEDLEAALAQFREIAGDLNGNGV from the coding sequence CTGCTCAAGCAGAATGGTCGAGCAGCCGTCGTCGTTCCGGATAACGTTCTTTTCGAGGGAGGCGCCGGCGAAACGATCCGCCGTAAACTGCTGCAAGAGTGCGACGTCCATACGCTGCTGCGTCTGCCTACCGGTCTCTTTTATGCACAGGGCGTTAAGGCCAACGTAATCTTCTTCGATAAGAAGCCGGCCAGCGAGACGCCATGGACGAAGAAACTCTGGATCTATGACCTGCGTACCAACATGCATTTCACGCTGAAGACCGATCCTCTGAAACGTGAAGACCTCGACGAGTTTGTGAAGTGTTATAACGTTGCGAACCGTCACAGTCGCAAGGCCACGTTTGGCGAGAAGAATCCCGACGGCCGTTGGCGAGCCTATTCTTACGACGAGCTCGCGGCCCGCGATAAGGCCAGCCTCGATATCTTCTGGCTGAAGGATGAGTCGCTTTCAGAATCTGACAACCTGCCCTCGCCTGATATCATCGCCCTTGAAATCGTAGAAGATCTGGAAGCGGCCCTGGCTCAGTTTCGCGAGATCGCAGGCGATTTGAATGGGAACGGGGTGTGA
- a CDS encoding GNAT family N-acetyltransferase: protein MRFLLDTNILIPLEDSKRPLEPSLANFVRLATSYGHQLVYHPASKDDINQDKDLERRKQTLDRLQQYTPLEKLPPCPWNVGSTNRNDVADNEILYALEINAIHGLVTEDQGIHSKAKSKGLAQHVYTIQTAEDLLRRLHERESVHLPNINDTPLYSLTPLLDSPFFDSLREGYPEFDTWFRSKAQEGREAWVNWEQDGIIGGICIYTLQSDERITEDRTLTGQALKISTFKVADSNRGKKIGELFLKAAFRYASQNRIESIFIHGDISRHHFLFEMLEDFGFYRVGYHPGSGERDAVYLKEHPIEPPVTADLTDFEYSRRYFPHFRSDEHILKFVVPIQPDFHRILFPDYESPVDRQPSLFASQNSAGNAIKLAYLCHAQTKDMPPGSVVLFYRSGDERAITSLGIVESYETSIDADEIAAKVKRRTVYTMQEIKRIAEKPTRVMLFRLIKHFKDPRQQQWLIDSKILRGPPQSITLIDHEKFTRINAHE, encoded by the coding sequence ATGCGATTCCTTCTGGATACAAATATACTCATCCCACTTGAGGATTCGAAGCGACCTCTTGAACCCAGTCTTGCCAATTTTGTAAGACTGGCGACGAGCTATGGTCATCAACTCGTTTATCACCCGGCTTCAAAAGACGATATCAATCAAGATAAAGATCTTGAAAGGCGCAAGCAGACGCTCGATCGACTTCAGCAATACACTCCGCTTGAAAAGCTGCCGCCTTGCCCCTGGAACGTCGGCAGCACAAACAGAAACGATGTTGCTGATAACGAAATCCTCTATGCCCTGGAGATAAACGCCATTCACGGCCTTGTTACCGAAGATCAGGGCATTCATTCTAAAGCGAAATCGAAAGGGCTCGCACAGCACGTCTATACAATTCAGACAGCTGAAGACCTGCTACGCAGGCTGCACGAACGAGAATCCGTTCATCTGCCCAATATCAATGACACTCCTCTCTACAGTCTTACCCCACTCTTAGATTCACCTTTCTTTGACAGCCTGAGGGAAGGATATCCGGAGTTCGATACCTGGTTTCGAAGCAAAGCCCAGGAGGGTCGAGAAGCCTGGGTTAACTGGGAACAGGATGGCATCATTGGCGGAATCTGCATATACACATTGCAGTCAGATGAGAGAATCACAGAAGACCGAACATTGACAGGTCAAGCACTGAAAATCTCTACTTTCAAGGTGGCTGACAGTAATCGTGGGAAAAAGATCGGCGAGCTATTCTTAAAGGCTGCGTTTCGGTATGCCAGCCAGAACCGCATAGAGAGTATCTTTATTCATGGAGATATCAGCCGTCATCATTTCTTATTTGAGATGCTCGAAGACTTTGGCTTTTACAGGGTTGGATATCACCCCGGCAGTGGCGAGCGAGACGCCGTCTATCTCAAAGAACATCCGATCGAACCGCCAGTAACTGCCGATCTGACTGATTTTGAATACTCCCGGCGCTACTTCCCGCATTTTCGCAGTGACGAGCATATCTTGAAGTTCGTTGTGCCCATTCAACCTGATTTCCATCGAATTCTCTTTCCCGACTATGAATCACCGGTCGATCGCCAGCCGAGTCTCTTTGCTTCTCAAAATAGTGCTGGCAATGCCATCAAGCTGGCCTACCTTTGTCATGCTCAGACAAAAGACATGCCACCCGGATCGGTCGTACTTTTTTACAGATCTGGTGATGAAAGGGCAATTACCAGTCTCGGCATCGTAGAAAGCTATGAAACATCGATCGATGCCGACGAAATTGCCGCAAAAGTCAAACGTCGAACAGTCTATACAATGCAAGAAATCAAAAGAATCGCCGAGAAACCCACAAGAGTTATGTTGTTTCGGTTGATAAAACATTTCAAGGATCCACGACAACAGCAGTGGCTGATTGACTCAAAAATCTTAAGAGGGCCGCCTCAGAGTATTACACTCATTGATCACGAGAAATTCACGAGAATCAACGCCCATGAATAG